The sequence TGTTGAAGGCATCGGCATCGGCCCAGGCACCGTCATACAACTGTTTGATATCAGCTCCCGGCTGCAAACGCCCCGCTCCGCTGAAACCGCCGATGTAGGCAAACTTGTCGAGGTTGGTCATGGTAGTCTGGAACGTCTGGAAACCGCCCATCGACAGGCCTGCCATGGCCCGGTTCTCACGGTCGGTCAGCGTGCGGAACGACTTGTCAATCATCGGGATCACCTCTTTTACCAGTAGCTCAGGAAAGACATTGGCGTTCATACCACCAGGTCCGGTTGTGCTAACGGGGCGCGTTGGATCGGTGGCGTAACCGCGCTCCATCACCACGATCATCGGTGTGGCTTTTCCTTCGGCGATCAGGTTGTCGAGAATCATGTCCATCTTACCCTGCGTTGGCCAGCCGGTTTCGTCTTCGCCTGAGCCGTGTTGCAGGTACAGCACGGGGTAGCGCTTCTTCGGATTTTCGTCGTACCCGGCAGGCGTGTACACATTGGCCCGGCGCCAGGCCTTGGTCATGTCGGAGTAGTAATTGACCGAACGTACCTGACCATGCGGCACATTTTTGGGCTGGTAATAGGCCATGTCCTTATCGGGAATATCGATGCCGCTGGCCATGCGCCCCATGCCGTAAAACGTCTGGCTCGCCGGATCGCAGATGGCGATCCCGTCGGCGATGAGCGAGTAGTAGTGAAAGCCTTCGCCGACGGGTTCCGTCGTTACGGTCCAGAAGCCGCTGGTGTCTTTCACCATGTCGTACTTCTTCATCAGGTCAATTTGCAGTTTGCGGGCGTCGGGCGCTTTCACGCGGAACACCACCCGATTATCGGGCAGTATTTGCGGGTACTTCTGCCCCGGGATATTGGTCGAGGCCGGTACGCCAGCCGTTTGGGCCTGTACCGTCAGGGTCATAACCCCGATGAGTAGTGTAAGTAACGTTTTCATTGTAAAGGGTTTAGGAAGATTAATTGTCGTTGAGTGGTCATTGTGCTTCGCGGTCATTAAATGGTCATTCGTAGTCAGGCGCTCAGCTGATTCCGCGCTACAATGAATGACCACCTGATGACGCCGGAGGCTAATGACAGCGAAGCATTATGACTATTTCCCCCGTGGCGTGATCATCTGGTACTTACCGCTCAAATGCATGAGGCTGAACACGTAGAGCAGCCCATCATAATACGGGTCGAAATAGCCATCCTCGAATGGCTCCAGTTTGGCATTCCAGAGGGCATCCACAAAATCGCGGCTGTTCTTTTCTTTGTTGATCAGCGACAGCGTAGCGGCCGTGGACACCAGCCCAAGCGAGTGCCGGAGCTTTTTCACCGGTCCGGCCTGAAGAATTGTCTCGGGTCTCGACCCATCCAGGTTAAACTGGTCTTCGTAGGAGTCCATGCCCTTCGAGCGCAGAAAGTTCTGGAAGCGTTTGGCATAATCTTCCTGCCAGGCTTTGTCTTTGCCCGACCAGGTGTAATCCATCGCAATGTTCATGGGCACCCGCCACGAATCGTACCGGAAGGCCGAAACTGACCAACGGGTGTCGTGCGGTTTGCCACTAAACTCCGTGTAGTCGGCGTTCAGACCCGTTACGGGGTGGCAGGCACGGTGCAGAAATACCCGCGACGTGTCAGCACATTCCTTATAAAAGGCTTCATGGCCGTCTTTGGCGTACAGTACCCAGGCGTCGTAAAACGCGGGCAGGTGGTACGACGGGTCGGTCCATTTGTAGTTGCTGCCTTCGGGCACGAACGAAATCTGCTTGGCGTCGGTGTTGATCAAGTTGTAGATGTTGCCGGTGCCGTCTTTCTTCCACATCGCATCCAAAATCCGCCGGGCTTCGCCGTAGTAGTTGATGCCCGTGTTATTGCCCCATTTGTTGGCCGCAAACAGCAGACTGGTGATGTAGTACAACTCGCCGTCAGACGCTGACCCTTCCGAGTTTTTCTTCATCGTCTGCGGGTTGATGCTCCACGCAAAATAGGCTTCGCGTGGGCCGCTCTGGTGTTGCAGGTACTTCTTCGACCACCGCCAGATTCGGTCGAACACGTCTTTTTTGTCCAGCTGAACGGCCACCATCATGCCATACGATAGCCCTTCGGTTCGCGCATCTTTGTTCTTCACGTCCGACACATACGCCATCGTATCACCGACTTCAAAGTAAACCTTGTTTGGGCCTTCGAAGACGTCGTAATACGCCTTCGCCAGTTTCGCGTCGATGTCCGCCTGTTTGTAGCCCGCTTCCCGAAACAGGTTTCGGTAGTTCGGCTTGCCTGTGTTTTTGCTTTGCCCCAGGACGACACCCTGGCCGCTGCATAACACCGCCAAGATCAGCCAAAAACTGACCTTGTAAATCCCGTTCATTCGTATTGGTTGAAACACAGAGGAGGTTGAGTAGTATGCTGACTATAAGTTTATTCTGGATTTTTGTCATCCCGAAGAATGAGGGATCTTCGGGTGAGGCTGAAAACCTCCGACGACCGAAGATCCCTCATTCTTCGGGATGACAAAAAATGCCCGTTACTTAAACAGCAACGGAGCCATCTCGTGCAGGCTCCGGCGCCAGGTCAGGAATTCGTGGGCTGTCTTGTCCGACACGTACGAAACCGCATTGTAACCAGCCGCTTTCAGGTCGGTGGCGGATTTGTTCACGCCATCGGGTCGCTCTTTACTGCCGCAGCTGATGAACACGAGCTTCGGTTTTGCCTTGTCCTTGAGATCTTCGGGCGCGTAGACGCCACCGCTCAGCAGGCCGTAGTAGCCAAATACCTCCGGCTTGTTCAGCGTAATCGCTTTGGTTTCCATACCGCCCATCGACAAGCCCGCCATCGCCCGGTTATCCCGGTTGGCCATCGTGCGGAAATTAGCATCGACGTAAGGAATCAGTTCGTCGACGAGCACCGTCTGGAAGCCATCAATCTTGAAATCGCGGATTTTGCCCCACTTCACTTCGTTGGTCATGCCGTAGGTCATCACGATGATGAACGGTTTGGTTTTACCTTCAGCGATCAGGTTGTCCATGATCAGGTTGGCGTGTCCCTGATTGCTCCAGGCCGTTTCGTCTTCGCCCCAGCCATGTTGAAGGTACAGCACCGGATACTTCTTCGACTTCTCTTTCTCATAGCCCGGTGGGGTGTACACAAACGCCCGGCGGGGGGTACCGGTGCTTTTCGAGGGGAACAGAATCTGCTGGACATTGCCGTGGGGTACGTCTTTCAGCGCGTAAAAATCCTGATCGTGGGCTGTGATCTCGATACCACTTTCCCAACGCACGGAGCCGTAGTAGTTCTTGGCACCGGGATCGTTGAATTTTCCGCCGTCGATGGTCACGTTGTAGTAGTGAAAGCCTTCATCCATTGGTCCTTCCGTGGTGCCCGTCCAGTAGCCGTCGGCTCCCTTTTTCAGGATGGTGCCACCCCGCCCGCCGAGGCCCAGGCTTACCTTGACGCTGTCGGCTTTGGGCGCAAAGATGCGGAACCGGGCGTAGCCCTGCGAGTTCACCTGCGGGTATTCCTGCCCTGGCTGATTCAACGAGGAGGGTTTGAAATCCTCCGCTACAGCCGTGGGGCTGCTCTGCGAAAAACTGCTGATGCTGATCGTCGTGGCTACCACGAATGCAGCTATTGATTTGATAGTCATTTGGTTATTGGTTTGGGAAAATGAATTAGAACTTATGTGCAGTCACTTTAGAGTCGGTGTTTTTTGTCATTCCGAGGAACGAGGCATCTGCTGAAGCCGGAGGTATTCGTAACCTCACCCGAGGATCCCTCGTGCCTCGGGATGACAAGTTTTCGGAATGACAAAAAGGGGATGACAACAGCTAATCATCACCGAAACAGCTGTGGTAACGTATTCGCCAAATACAGTTTGCAGTTCATCCAGGTATGGCCACCCGGCACGATGAGGGGTTTGACGTTGATCTTCTTCTCGGTGAACATGGCGATGTTCTGCTTCACCGGTTCATACAGAAAGTCGTCCGTGCCGACGCTGATGGTGAACAGTTTCAACTGGCTGTTGAGCTTATTGGCGTCCGGTGTCCAGTTCGTAAAGTTTGCCTTAAACTCGTCGGTGGCCGTGTAAGGGGCGTATGAGCAGACGTAGGCGAAGGTGGAGGGATTGGTGAGGCCGATGTTGAGCGTCTGTCCGCCACCCACCGAAAAGCCTGCCACCGCCCGGCCGTTGCTTTCCTCGATAACGGGGTAATTGGCTTCCACAAACGGCACGATGTCGTTCACCATGTCTTTGGTAAAATCCGGCATTGGGGCCGGGCGCACGTTGCCGTAGGGCATCACGATCAGCATGGGCTTGGCTTTTCCCTGCGCGATCAGGTTATCGGCAATCAGGTTGGCGCGGCCCACTTTGGTCCAGGTTTCTTCGGTATCGGAGCCGCCGTGAATTAGGTACAGCACCGGGTATTTGGTCTTGCCGTTGGGGTTGAAGCCGGGCGGGGTGTAGACCAGCAGCTGACGAGTGGTGCCCAACGTACCTGACTTGTAATAGCGGTAGCTGATTTTGCCGTGGGGTACGTTCTGGAGCGAATGCACCAGCGGCTGATCGCCGGGTACGTCGACAATGCTGCGTTTGAAGCGCTCGTTGGCGAAAATGTACGTGTTGCTGGGATCGGCAATCTGGACACTGTCGACCGTGAAGCTATACGGATAAATATCGGGCTTCACCGGCGGTACCGTTACGCTCCAGATGCCCGACGTGTCTTTGGTCATGGCGACCGGTGCCGATAGAAACTCGCCGGAAACCATCACTTTTTTTGCATTCCGGGAAAAGAACCGGAACGTGATGCTATGGTCTTTGTGCACATCGGGCGAACTGATGGCGGGTGGGCGTTGCTGGGCTACGGCCGAAAGCCCTGAGACAACCAGCAGAATAGATAAAATGCGGTTCATGGTTGGTAGGGTTTAGGGTTGAAACAGCAGTGGTGTGGTGGCGGCAACGTACGTTTTTACATTCATCCACGTATGCCCGCCGTCGGTGATCAGGCTTTTGTAGTTCACCTTTTTCGCCTTCAGGTAGTCCATAAATTCGACTGTACCCTTATACAGGAAATCGTCGCTGCCGACACTCACCCACAGCAGCTTGAGTTGCTTATTGGTCTGCTCAGGTTTGTTCACGATAGGGCTGAAATTACCGTCCATCTCTTGGGGCGACAGGTACGAACTGTAGGCGCACACGTACGCAAACTTGTCCATGTTGCTGAAGGCCGCCCGGAGTGTTTGGCCGCCCCCGCGCGAGAAGCCGCCAATAGCCCGATTCTCGCGGTTGGCGATGGCCCGGTAGTTCTTCTCGATGTACGGAATGACATTACTCACCAGATCGGTCGTGAAATCGTTGGCCCGTTTTACCGCATCGGCTCCATCGCGAACGGTTGGGTCGGCGGGTTTGGAGCCGCCTTTTTGCTCGGCTACCCGAGCCGCGATGTTGCCGTAGGGCATCACGATGATCATCGGTTTCACTTTGCCTTCGGCCAGCAGATTATCCAGAATCAGGTTGGTTTTGCCGACTTTAAAAAAGGTTTCTTCCGTATCCGTCGTCCCGCTGATGAGGTAGTAGACCGGATACTTCTTCGACGGCGACTGATCGTAACCCGGTGGCGTATACACGACGACCGAGCCGGTTGTCCCTTCCATCGAGGGATAATACTCGTAGTTGATCGACCCGTGGGGTACGTCGCGCATGGCGTGGATCAGGGGCTGATCGCCGGGTACGTCGACGAGGCTGGCCTTGAATCGCTCATTGGGAAAGAACGCGACGTTGGCGGGGTCCATCACGGATACGCCATCCACCCGAAAGTTGTAGGGGTAAATGTCCGGTTTGACGGGGCCGACCGTTACGCTCCAGATACCCTGGGCATCTTTGGTCATGGCAACGGGTGCTTTCTCAAACTGCGCGCTCAGTTCCACCGCTTTAGCCTGCGGAGCCTGGTAGCGGAAGGTAACGGTCTTGTCGGCGTTTACCTGCGGCGACACCACCAGCGGGCCACGGGGCGGTTGGGCCAGTGCCCCGGCGTACAGGCTAATCAGGGCTACCAGCAGCCCTAATTGGCGGAGTAATCGGTTGTTCATAAGGAGCTAAGGTTTAGGATTTGTTTTTCATTAGGAGCTTCTGTCATCCCTCGTGCCTCGGGATGACAAAAAACTCACTGCGTAATCACATCCACGTCCGCGTAGCCCGACGCTGAGCCCTCCTGCGTGTTTTTCAGGGCGCGGAGTTTGATGTATCGGGCTTTGATTGGGTCAAACGATTTGGTTTGCCAGACCGGACTGTTTTTAATGTTCGAAAACTCGCCTTCACTAACTCGCTTCCAGGTCGCGTTATCGGTGGATACGTCAAACTGATAGTGGGTGATGATGCTGGCTTCTTCCCACCAGTTCTGGGCGGGCAGATACCGGAAACCGACCAAACGTTCTTCCTTACCTAGGTCAATGACCAAGTCCGCAGGCATCGCCTGACTCTTAGGCTGCTGCCACGACGTGCCGGGGTTGCCATCCAAAGCCTGATACGCCGATTTGGCATCGGTATTCAGCACTTTCCAGGCCGAGCGGGCGATGTCGAATTTTTCGTCGCTGGGTACGCTGCTCTGTTTTGTGAACCGGTTGTAGGCGATGGCCTTGACGTCCACTTTGCCGGTGCCGGTTTTGACGGGCGCCGTGTATTTACTGGATGAGGCCGTTGGCGTGCTGCCGTCGAGGGTGTAGTATACGTCCGATTCGGTGTCCCCCGGCTTTATGGCGATCTCGCCCGTCTGATTGCGGGTGATGACGGGGGGCGACAGGATCAGGGGGGCATTATATACGGCCAGATTCGAGATCAACGGGCTGCCTTTGGCGTCCAGAATGGTGAGGCGCAGTTGCGTAGCTTCAACGGTCGGAAAGCGGAGGATGCGTTTATAGCCAATGGTCGTTTGTTTGTCAATCTCTTTCCAGCTGCCATCAACCATAGCCTCGAGTTTGAATGATTTGACCCGTTGCCCCAGTCGGATGGGCTCCTGCACCAGAAACCGATTAAACGCCGTGGGTTTGTTGAAATTCAACGTCAGCGACGCCTTACGGGCGTTATCATCCGTGGCCCAATAGCTGTCCAGGTCGGCATCAATGGCTTTGCTGGCGTCGTAAGTTGCGCTTTTCCCGCGAACCTCGGAGGCCGTTGCTTTCGCGGTTTTCGCCAGATTCACCGCAAAGGCTTCTTTCCGGGCTTTGGCGAAGGCCTGCACGGCTTTTTCGTCCAACTCGTGAATCAGACCGTTGGGCATGATCGGAAAGTTGAGCAGTAGCGTTCCGTTTCGGCCGATGGAATTGTAATAGGTGTCCATTAACTGGGGCAGCGTTTTTACCTTCCGATCTTCGCGTTCGTGGTAAAACCATTCGGGGCGGATAGAGGTGTTGACTTCGCCTGGTACCCAGGCATTCCCGTTTTCGACACCATGCCGTAACATCTCTTCTGGTACGTCGCCGGTGGCATTCAACAGGCTCCAGTTAGTTTCGCCGACGTATCCAGCTTCGGTGCCTACCCAGCGCAGGTCGGCCCGGTCGCCCCCGTCATTCCAGATCACGATGTTGGGCTGAAGCTTCCGCACCAGTTTGTAGGTGTTCGGCCAGTCGTAGTACGTTTTCGCGTCGATCTTGCGCGTCTCGTTGGCCCCGCCATAGTAGCCCGACCCGCCGTTGGCGCCGTCGTACCAGACTTCGAAAATGTCGCCGTAGTTGGTCAGCAGTTCGGTTAGCTGGTTGCGGAAGTAGGTGATGTAGTCGGGCTTGCCATAGTCGGCGTGGTTCCGGTCCCAGGGCGACAGGTACACGCCGAACTTCAGGCCGTATTCTTTGCAGGCATCGGCCAGCTCGCGCACCACATCGCCTTTCCCATTCTTCCAGGGTGCTTTTTCAACTGAATAATCCGTGTATTTCGACGGCCACAGGCAGAAGCCGCTGTGGTGTTTGGCGGTAAAAATGATGCCTGTCATCCCGGCCTCTTTGCAGATCCGGGCCCATTGCCGACAATCGAGCTTGGTCGGGTTAAACAGCTTCGGGTCTTCGTTGCCGAGACCCCAGGCCATGTCGGTGTAGGTGTTGATCGAAAAATGGATGAAGGCATAGTACTCCATTTTCTGCCAGCGCAGCTGATTGGCGCTGGGCAGCGGGCCAACGGGCTTGGGTGCGGTTGGCTGAGCCAATCCGGCAAGACCCGTCAGCAAACAAAGCATCAGCAGCGTGAAAAAAGACTTAAGCATAGGAAGCAATAGCAAAGAATTACCAGGTCAATTGAACGAAGGATACACCCTGCCGGGGCAGGTCGAAGGTTAGCGTCGTCGTACCGTTAGCGATCGCTTTTGAGGTTGGGGGCGTCAGCTCCTGTAGCTGTCCGGCTTTTTCGAGCGCCTTATACTGATCGGCCGACACCTGCTGCGGACCACCCAGCGACTTCCAGGCCTCAAACGAATTGCTGTGCTGGTCATCGACCCGGTAATGGCGAACCTGCACCTTGTTTTTGCCCAGGCCGCTCACGGTCAGTTCGACCGGGGCCGCCGCGCCAGGTACGTTGTCGTCGTGGTAATTCCAGACCATCACACAGACCGAGTTCGGGCTTTTGCTGGCGATCGCGTTCACGTCGTTACCGGTCCTGACGCCGTTGGCAATGATGTCGGTCGCCTTCAGTCCGTTACCGGTTTGGACCGAAAGCCGTTGACCGTTCATCTTGCCGAACATCCGGAATACGTTCAGCACGGGTTTATCGACGCCGTGCGTGGCCAGGTCGCGGAAACCGGCGAACCACGGCTGATCCTCAAACTCGAACGACCAACTCACGGCCCCGCGTAGGTTTACCTTGTACTGATCCATCAGCTCGTAGATGCGGGCGAATGACGACGCCGTGTAACTTGAATACATCGTCCCGTTGCGGTAGCCGTATTTGGGGTCACGCGTGGCCGAGCAGGCGGCACAACCTTCAGGATCGCATTCGCCGATGATGATGGGTATGTTTTTGAGTTCGGAAAACGAATTGACCGCTTCAAACGCACGCTGTACATCCTTCAGTTGCACGCCCATGTTCATACGAATGTGGCCATCGACAATCTCGGGATTTCCTTTGGCGTGAAAGCCGATGTATTGCAGCGGTGTCCCGACTTTGCCCGTTGCGTAGTTC comes from Fibrella aestuarina BUZ 2 and encodes:
- a CDS encoding alpha/beta hydrolase-fold protein — its product is MKTLLTLLIGVMTLTVQAQTAGVPASTNIPGQKYPQILPDNRVVFRVKAPDARKLQIDLMKKYDMVKDTSGFWTVTTEPVGEGFHYYSLIADGIAICDPASQTFYGMGRMASGIDIPDKDMAYYQPKNVPHGQVRSVNYYSDMTKAWRRANVYTPAGYDENPKKRYPVLYLQHGSGEDETGWPTQGKMDMILDNLIAEGKATPMIVVMERGYATDPTRPVSTTGPGGMNANVFPELLVKEVIPMIDKSFRTLTDRENRAMAGLSMGGFQTFQTTMTNLDKFAYIGGFSGAGRLQPGADIKQLYDGAWADADAFNKKMKLVYVSIGTKEPERMYAGVKGFHEALDKAGIKHVYYESPGTLHEWQTWRRSLRQYASLIFKK
- a CDS encoding discoidin domain-containing protein; this encodes MLKSFFTLLMLCLLTGLAGLAQPTAPKPVGPLPSANQLRWQKMEYYAFIHFSINTYTDMAWGLGNEDPKLFNPTKLDCRQWARICKEAGMTGIIFTAKHHSGFCLWPSKYTDYSVEKAPWKNGKGDVVRELADACKEYGLKFGVYLSPWDRNHADYGKPDYITYFRNQLTELLTNYGDIFEVWYDGANGGSGYYGGANETRKIDAKTYYDWPNTYKLVRKLQPNIVIWNDGGDRADLRWVGTEAGYVGETNWSLLNATGDVPEEMLRHGVENGNAWVPGEVNTSIRPEWFYHEREDRKVKTLPQLMDTYYNSIGRNGTLLLNFPIMPNGLIHELDEKAVQAFAKARKEAFAVNLAKTAKATASEVRGKSATYDASKAIDADLDSYWATDDNARKASLTLNFNKPTAFNRFLVQEPIRLGQRVKSFKLEAMVDGSWKEIDKQTTIGYKRILRFPTVEATQLRLTILDAKGSPLISNLAVYNAPLILSPPVITRNQTGEIAIKPGDTESDVYYTLDGSTPTASSSKYTAPVKTGTGKVDVKAIAYNRFTKQSSVPSDEKFDIARSAWKVLNTDAKSAYQALDGNPGTSWQQPKSQAMPADLVIDLGKEERLVGFRYLPAQNWWEEASIITHYQFDVSTDNATWKRVSEGEFSNIKNSPVWQTKSFDPIKARYIKLRALKNTQEGSASGYADVDVITQ
- a CDS encoding alpha/beta hydrolase; the encoded protein is MNRILSILLVVSGLSAVAQQRPPAISSPDVHKDHSITFRFFSRNAKKVMVSGEFLSAPVAMTKDTSGIWSVTVPPVKPDIYPYSFTVDSVQIADPSNTYIFANERFKRSIVDVPGDQPLVHSLQNVPHGKISYRYYKSGTLGTTRQLLVYTPPGFNPNGKTKYPVLYLIHGGSDTEETWTKVGRANLIADNLIAQGKAKPMLIVMPYGNVRPAPMPDFTKDMVNDIVPFVEANYPVIEESNGRAVAGFSVGGGQTLNIGLTNPSTFAYVCSYAPYTATDEFKANFTNWTPDANKLNSQLKLFTISVGTDDFLYEPVKQNIAMFTEKKINVKPLIVPGGHTWMNCKLYLANTLPQLFR
- a CDS encoding glycosyl hydrolase family 8, whose product is MNGIYKVSFWLILAVLCSGQGVVLGQSKNTGKPNYRNLFREAGYKQADIDAKLAKAYYDVFEGPNKVYFEVGDTMAYVSDVKNKDARTEGLSYGMMVAVQLDKKDVFDRIWRWSKKYLQHQSGPREAYFAWSINPQTMKKNSEGSASDGELYYITSLLFAANKWGNNTGINYYGEARRILDAMWKKDGTGNIYNLINTDAKQISFVPEGSNYKWTDPSYHLPAFYDAWVLYAKDGHEAFYKECADTSRVFLHRACHPVTGLNADYTEFSGKPHDTRWSVSAFRYDSWRVPMNIAMDYTWSGKDKAWQEDYAKRFQNFLRSKGMDSYEDQFNLDGSRPETILQAGPVKKLRHSLGLVSTAATLSLINKEKNSRDFVDALWNAKLEPFEDGYFDPYYDGLLYVFSLMHLSGKYQMITPRGK
- a CDS encoding GH39 family glycosyl hydrolase — translated: MNRIILLSFLLLCCRVAPAQQTPVSIRVDAGKPVGEMKPFWAFFGYDEPNYTTRNDGQKLLSELQQLSPVPVYVRAHNLLTSKGESPGPDLKWGFTDAYKEDANGKPVYNWVTVDSIVDTYIKRGMKPLMEIGFMPKDLSSKPEPYAHTWSKNGTIWTGWTYPPKDYDKWRELVYQWAKHSIDRYGKKEVTSWLWEVWNEPDIGYWSGTFDEYCKTYDYAADGLKRACPECTIGGPHTTSPRSDKAYSYLTRFIEHCLRGQNYATGKVGTPLQYIGFHAKGNPEIVDGHIRMNMGVQLKDVQRAFEAVNSFSELKNIPIIIGECDPEGCAACSATRDPKYGYRNGTMYSSYTASSFARIYELMDQYKVNLRGAVSWSFEFEDQPWFAGFRDLATHGVDKPVLNVFRMFGKMNGQRLSVQTGNGLKATDIIANGVRTGNDVNAIASKSPNSVCVMVWNYHDDNVPGAAAPVELTVSGLGKNKVQVRHYRVDDQHSNSFEAWKSLGGPQQVSADQYKALEKAGQLQELTPPTSKAIANGTTTLTFDLPRQGVSFVQLTW
- a CDS encoding esterase, with protein sequence MNNRLLRQLGLLVALISLYAGALAQPPRGPLVVSPQVNADKTVTFRYQAPQAKAVELSAQFEKAPVAMTKDAQGIWSVTVGPVKPDIYPYNFRVDGVSVMDPANVAFFPNERFKASLVDVPGDQPLIHAMRDVPHGSINYEYYPSMEGTTGSVVVYTPPGYDQSPSKKYPVYYLISGTTDTEETFFKVGKTNLILDNLLAEGKVKPMIIVMPYGNIAARVAEQKGGSKPADPTVRDGADAVKRANDFTTDLVSNVIPYIEKNYRAIANRENRAIGGFSRGGGQTLRAAFSNMDKFAYVCAYSSYLSPQEMDGNFSPIVNKPEQTNKQLKLLWVSVGSDDFLYKGTVEFMDYLKAKKVNYKSLITDGGHTWMNVKTYVAATTPLLFQP
- a CDS encoding alpha/beta hydrolase-fold protein, with the protein product MTIKSIAAFVVATTISISSFSQSSPTAVAEDFKPSSLNQPGQEYPQVNSQGYARFRIFAPKADSVKVSLGLGGRGGTILKKGADGYWTGTTEGPMDEGFHYYNVTIDGGKFNDPGAKNYYGSVRWESGIEITAHDQDFYALKDVPHGNVQQILFPSKSTGTPRRAFVYTPPGYEKEKSKKYPVLYLQHGWGEDETAWSNQGHANLIMDNLIAEGKTKPFIIVMTYGMTNEVKWGKIRDFKIDGFQTVLVDELIPYVDANFRTMANRDNRAMAGLSMGGMETKAITLNKPEVFGYYGLLSGGVYAPEDLKDKAKPKLVFISCGSKERPDGVNKSATDLKAAGYNAVSYVSDKTAHEFLTWRRSLHEMAPLLFK